Proteins encoded by one window of Thermococcus sp.:
- a CDS encoding KEOPS complex subunit Pcc1: MRIKARAEIVWHYEDNGVAEAIARSIQVDNEGIPPGLKKSLNVVSLSEDGNLITKVKYSGEIETLIKALDDLVFAVKIAEEALNV, from the coding sequence GTGAGGATTAAGGCTAGGGCTGAGATAGTCTGGCACTACGAGGACAATGGAGTTGCCGAGGCGATCGCCCGCTCCATTCAGGTGGACAACGAGGGCATCCCGCCGGGTCTTAAGAAAAGTTTAAATGTAGTGTCCCTATCGGAAGATGGGAACCTCATAACAAAGGTTAAATACTCGGGTGAGATTGAAACACTCATCAAAGCGCTGGACGATTTGGTGTTTGCGGTCAAAATCGCTGAAGAAGCGTTGAACGTGTGA
- a CDS encoding DHH family phosphoesterase, whose translation MDKEAFLAQAKEGTELIKMHIELGHTIRLISHRDADGITAGAILAKAVTREGGSFQLSIVKQVSEDLIKELAEERREIYVFSDLGSGSMELIEKHLDFATVVVADHHPPEKEGFFSDSHLLINPVPFGANSVRDLSGSGVAYFVAREMNEKNGDLAYIALVGSVGDMQEIDGTFHGMNIDIIEEGKRLGIVDVRKELRLFGRESRPLRQMLAYSTNPELPGITGDERNAIEWLRSRGFDPDVHYWQLREEEKRKLHDALVIHLIKHGAPKEAIDRLIGDVVVSPLYPEGDPRHEAREFATLLNATGRLNAGTLGVAICLGDEDAYKRARKMLDNYKREQIEARKFIVQNWSMVDEGEHAYVFYAGKNIRDTLVGIAANIAINTGLANPEKPVVVIADSEEDENLVKGSARTTEKALAKGYHLGEALREVAEKVGGEGGGHAIAAGIRFPKDKIEEFIRLFNEALEIQVKEDKSGED comes from the coding sequence GTGGATAAGGAAGCCTTCTTAGCGCAGGCCAAGGAAGGAACTGAGTTAATCAAGATGCACATTGAGTTAGGCCACACCATACGGCTCATCTCCCACCGCGACGCCGATGGGATAACTGCGGGAGCGATTTTAGCCAAGGCCGTTACCAGGGAAGGCGGGAGCTTCCAGCTCAGCATCGTCAAGCAGGTCAGTGAGGATCTCATCAAGGAACTGGCGGAGGAGAGGCGAGAGATCTACGTCTTCAGCGATCTTGGAAGCGGCTCCATGGAACTCATTGAGAAGCATCTTGACTTCGCGACGGTCGTCGTTGCAGACCACCATCCACCGGAGAAGGAGGGCTTTTTCAGTGACTCTCATCTCCTCATCAACCCGGTGCCCTTTGGGGCCAACAGCGTTCGCGATTTAAGTGGCTCGGGCGTTGCGTACTTCGTTGCACGGGAGATGAATGAGAAAAACGGGGATTTGGCCTACATCGCCCTCGTTGGCTCCGTCGGGGACATGCAAGAGATAGATGGCACCTTCCACGGCATGAACATTGACATCATAGAAGAAGGTAAGAGACTTGGAATCGTCGATGTCAGGAAAGAGCTTCGCCTCTTCGGTAGGGAGAGCAGACCGCTCAGACAGATGCTGGCCTACTCCACCAACCCCGAACTCCCCGGCATAACCGGTGATGAGAGGAACGCGATAGAGTGGCTCCGCTCGAGAGGCTTTGATCCTGACGTTCACTACTGGCAGCTCCGTGAGGAAGAAAAGCGGAAGCTCCACGATGCCCTCGTAATCCACCTCATAAAGCACGGTGCCCCAAAGGAGGCAATAGACAGGCTCATCGGCGACGTCGTCGTAAGCCCGCTCTACCCGGAGGGTGACCCGAGGCACGAGGCTCGTGAGTTCGCCACACTGCTCAACGCTACAGGTCGCTTAAACGCCGGAACGCTCGGCGTCGCCATCTGCCTCGGCGACGAGGACGCCTACAAAAGGGCCAGGAAGATGCTAGACAACTACAAGAGGGAGCAGATCGAGGCAAGGAAGTTCATAGTCCAGAACTGGAGCATGGTGGATGAGGGTGAGCACGCCTATGTGTTCTATGCTGGGAAGAACATCCGCGACACGCTCGTGGGCATAGCGGCGAACATAGCCATAAACACCGGCCTCGCTAACCCCGAGAAACCGGTCGTGGTTATAGCGGACAGCGAGGAGGATGAAAACCTTGTCAAAGGCTCCGCAAGGACTACGGAGAAAGCCCTTGCAAAGGGTTACCACCTCGGCGAGGCTTTGAGGGAAGTAGCGGAGAAAGTCGGTGGGGAAGGTGGCGGACACGCAATAGCGGCCGGAATCCGCTTTCCAAAGGATAAGATAGAGGAGTTCATCAGGCTCTTCAATGAGGCGCTAGAAATACAGGTGAAGGAGGATAAGAGCGGTGAGGATTAA